A single genomic interval of Eriocheir sinensis breed Jianghai 21 chromosome 33, ASM2467909v1, whole genome shotgun sequence harbors:
- the LOC127006499 gene encoding spectrin beta chain-like isoform X1: MENQKARKSSSSSRSSSSSSSSSEETFQETEVMETSQMEQQYGKEGETWKESLSQAWRNSLGEVDEEHHNGHVETSNANVQPSTMQMFQSEAVTSAQQELQELLPKSETVTSAQQESPLSLPKSETFTSYVCQVSQESVSKSETVTPYYVQQSQQIQELSSSSSRIRVSSSSSSQGAADGSKEQVRSSNRSTRKSTSECSSQESDGDSFSSTPVSPVSSKPPAIQHIIKESSLSSGSSIVGRDPPVSGNEPVLNEIKFELTSWPSRTQSIRMVKVKAHKPASQTLSHDSSVQGIYTGLMERHIKELKDERESVQKKTFMKWVNSHLVRVSTRIGDLYVDLRDGKQLIKLLEILSGERLPRPTKGKMRIHCLENVDKALQFLRDQRVHLENMGSHDIVDGNARLTLGLIWTIILRFQIQDITIEETENQETKSAKDALLLWCQMKTAGYHNVNIRNFTTSWRDGLAFNAIIHKHRPDLVQYEKLSRSNPIHNLNNAFNIAENKLGLTKLLDAEDIFVEQPDEKSIITYVVTYYHYFSKLKQETVQGKRIGKVVGIAMENDRMIKEYESLTSDLLKWIETTIESLNDRAFSNSLTGVQTQLTQFNTYRTVEKPPKFVEKGNLEVLLFTLQSKMRANNQKPYLPKEGKMISDINKAWERLEKAEHERELALREELIRQEKLEQLAARFNRKAGMRETWLSENQRLVSQDNFGFDLAAVEAAAKKHEAIETDIFAYEERVQAVVAVAQELEAENYHDIERINARKDNVLRLWNYLLELLRLRRMRLELSLQLQQNFQEMIYILDSMEDMKVRLLSEDYGKHLMGVEDLLQKHSLLEADINVLGERVKTVIEHSQRFLDDEQVEGYRPCDPSIVLERVQQLEDAYGELVKLAVERRLRLEESRKLWQFYWDMAEEENWIKEKEQILSTSDIGHDLITVNLLLTKHKTVEEELLSHEPQLMAVVKIGEELIAQQHFGSDKIQERIDEIMGMWNNLKERSANRKKRLTDAVDLHQFYTEADDVDTWMLDILRLVSSEDTGRDEATVQSLLKKHKDVTEELKNYASTIEALHHQASELNEIDRESPDVVERLASIDRRYKELLELAKMRKQRLLDALSLYKLFTEADGVEQWIGEKERMLQTMVPAKDIEDCEIMKHRYEGFEQEMNANASRVAVVNQLARQLLHVEHPNSEDIIARQNQLNQRWAELREKAENKREELNSAHGVQTFHIECRETVLWIEDKKRVLMETADLGTDLSGIMTLQRRLSGMERDLAAIQAKLDSLEKEADKISQEHPEEAELIRERVEQIRAVWDQLTQLLKERDAKLEEAGDLHRFLRDLDHFQAWLTKTMTDVASEDIPSNLAEAEKLLSQHQSIREEIDNYTEDYTKMMEYGERITAEDVTPADDAQYMFLRERLKALKDGWAELHQMWENRQQLLSQSLNLQMFLRDAKQGEVLLSQQEHYLSKDETPANLEQAENLIKRHEAFLTTMEANDEKINGICQFAQRLLDEEHFAADKIQKKAENIEERRQQNRERAMEQMERLRDQLQVHQFLQDCEELNDWVQEKHIIAQDESYRSAKTVHSKWTRHQAFEAEIASNKDRLVRVQQAGEELVKEKPEMAEMIGPKITELNQHFEDLESTTKEKGERLFDANRQVLYEQTCDDIDTWMSDLEKQIEGGDTGMDLTSVNILMQKQQMIETQMAVKAKQVEQLESQADYLQRMTPDKTEEIKLMKSKVEQKFESLKAPLVDRNTALGKKKEAFQFRRDVEDEKLWIQEKMPQATSTDYGNSLFTVHMLKKKLQSLSTEIDNHEPRINLVCDNGRKLIEEGHVDADEFHKLLEELLDHWTKLKDAMEFRRSKLAVSEKAQQYLFDASEAEVWMSEQELYMMVEDRGKDELSAQNLMKKHQSLESAVTDYAETIRQLGETARHLISEEHPDSEQISKRQSQIDKLYAGLRDLAVERRSKLDEALKLFMLNREVDDLEQWIAEREVVAGSHELGQDYDHVTMLRDRFKDFARDTETIGNERVAAVNEIADQLISAGHSDAATIALWKDGLNESWADLLELIDTRTQMLAASWELHKFFHDCKDVLSRILEKQNSISDELGRDAGSVSALQRKHQNFVQDLVMLQQQVQQVQDDSSKLQAAYAGDKAREITNREAEVVSAWLNLQGMCEDRRVKLSDTGDLFKFFNMVRTLILWMDDVIRQMNTTEKPRDVSGVELLMNNHQSLKAEVDAREDNFNVCVSLGKELLARNHYATPEIKEKLMSLSNQRINMLQRWEERWEHLQLILEVYQFARDASVAESWLLAQEPYLLSAECGQSIDEVENLIKKHEAFDKACTAQEERFAALERLTTLEIKTKCGSDSSSKNRDWTNCRRLSLPPYSPRPNSPHRSSSPTFVHPFFTAFSCPSLSLLHSRQVNSQWKVPDIRVHFPVVNNIKKRKRLNSLSNPQLSQTIHAKDSETNGLFSELRFQRGNYFEDQRHSIPSCFPLQSYTATSLALNTSLSTAQSLEDLDKRESKSLVDSSEDWEDKSFSPVQEFICVDKYEAPYLEESVCRISTFCLHNENRSSSPDGSGEVYASQGNCRLHRQGPLLGYTDSMEDSTTLPPIYELEGEESEVTELISSPRSSQFWSTECLDGAVERSKTPTSYSQRQACSDSCAQYYSNNDSIMTYYSVVPPGEGRESVRNVDHLVDRLDVKHAQGCSSPASPFPLTPPNTCDSSPKLNNIKTPARNNLHALSDVEVKY; the protein is encoded by the exons ATGGAGAAccagaaagcaagaaaaagttcAAGCAGCTCGcggagtagcagcagcagcagcagtagcagtgaGGAGACATTTCAGGAAACAGAAGTGATGGAAACTAGTCAAATGGAGCAGCAATATGGCAAGGAAGGGGAAACCTGGAAGGAGTCCCTTAGCCAGGCATGGAGAAATTCCCTTGGAGAAGTGGATGAGGAGCATCACAATGGCCATGTGGAGACCAGCAATGCCAATGTCCAGCCCTCAACCATGCAGATGTTCCAAAGTGAAGCAGTGACTTCTGCCCAGCAAGAATTACAAGAATTATTACCCAAAAGTGAAACAGTGACTTCTGCCCAGCAAGAATCACCATTGTCCTTACCAAAAAGTGAAACATTTACCTCTTATGTCTGTCAAGTGTCCCAAGAATCTGTGTCCAAGAGTGAAACAGTAACTCCATATTATGTCCAGCAGAGCCAACAGATCCAAGAGTTATCAAGCAGCAGTTCAAGGATTCGTGTCTCCTCCAGCAGCTCATCCCAAGGTGCTGCTGATGGCAGCAAGGAGCAAGTGAGAAGCAGCAACAGGAGTACACGAAAAAGTACAAGTGAATGCTCAAGCCAGGAGTCTGATGGGGATTCATTTAGTAGCACTCCTGTGTCCCCTGTGAGCAGCAAGCCACCAGCAATCCAGCACATTATAAAGGAGTCATCACTGTCCTCAGGCAGTAGTATTGTAGGCAGAGATCCTCCTGTCTCTGGCAATGAACCGGTCCTCAATGAGATTAAGTTTGAGCTCACCAGTTGGCCATCCAGAACACAGTCCATCCGCATGGTGAAGGTAAAGGCGCACAAGCCCGCATCCCAGACCTTGAGCCATGACTCCTCAGTGCAGGGTATTTACACTGGACTCATGGAACGTCACATTAAGGAGCTCAAAG ATGAACGAGAGAGTGTCCAGAAGAAGACCTTTATGAAGTGGGTCAACTCGCACCTGGTCAGAGTCAGCACACGCATCGGTGACCTCTATGTTGACCTTCGGGATGGCAAGCAGCTCATCAAACTGCTGGAAATCCTGTCAGGGGAGCGCCTG ccACGGCCGACCAAAGGCAAGATGCGCATCCACTGTTTGGAGAATGTGGACAAAGCACTACAGTTCCTGCGGGATCAGCGAGTGCACCTGGAAAACATGGGTTCCCATGACATAGTGGACGGCAATGCCCGCCTCACCCTGGGTCTCATCTGGACCATCATCCTCCGCTTCCAGATCCAGGATATCACCATCGAGGAAACAGAAAACCAAGAGACCAAGAGTGCCAAGGATGCTCTGCTCCTCTGGTGCCAGATGAAGACTGCTGGCTACCACAATGTCAACATCAGGAACTTTACCACCTCCTGGAGAGATGGTCTTGCCTTCAATGCCATCATCCACAAGCACCGTCCAGACTTGGTGCAGTATGAGAAGCTTTCACGCTCAAATCCCATCCACAATCTCAATAATGCCTTCAACATAGCTGAGAACAAACTTGGACTTACTAAGCTTTTAGATGCAGAGGATATTTTTGTTGAACAGCCTGATGAGAAGTCCATCATTACCTATGTTgtcacctactaccactacttctctAAACTAAAGCAAGAGACCGTGCAGGGTAAACGTATTGGCAAAGTGGTTGGCATTGCCATGGAGAATGACAGGATGATCAAAGAATATGAGAGTCTAACATCAGATCTTCTCAAATGGATTGAGACAACAATTGAAAGCCTAAATGATAGAGCCTTCTCCAACTCTTTGACTGGAGTACAGACCCAGCTGACACAGTTCAACACCTACCGCACAGTGGAAAAGCCTCCTAAGTTTGTGGAGAAGGGCAACCTTGAGGTGCTGCTCTTCACTCTGCAATCCAAGATGAGAGCCAACAATCAGAAGCCTTACCTACCCAAGGAGGGCAAGATGATCAGTGACATCAACAAGGCCTGGGAACGCCTTGAAAAAGCTGAGCATGAAAGGGAGTTGGCTCTGAGAGAGGAACTCATCCGTCAGGAAAAACTGGAGCAGTTGGCTGCTAGATTTAATCGCAAGGCAGGGATGAGGGAGACCTGGCTGTCGGAGAACCAACGTCTTGTTTCTCAGGATAACTTCGGCTTTGACTTGGCAGCTGTTGAGGCGGCAGCCAAGAAACACGAGGCCATCGAGACAGACATCTTTGCCTATGAGGAGCGTGTGCAGGCTGTTGTTGCTGTGGCACAAGAGTTGGAAGCAGAGAATTACCATGATATTGAGCGCATTAATGCCAGGAAAGACAACGTACTCCGGTTATGGAACTATTTGCTTGAATTACTGCGCCTCCGACGCATGAGGCTGGAACTGTCCTTACAATTGCAGCAGAACTTCCAAGAGATGATCTACATCCTGGACTCTATGGAGGATATGAAGGTCCGTCTCTTGAGTGAAGACTATGGCAAGCACCTCATGGGAGTGGAAGACTTGCTGCAGAAACACTCCTTGCTTGAGGCAGACATCAATGTGCTGGGTGAGCGTGTCAAGACAGTCATTGAACACTCCCAGAGGTTCCTTGATGATGAACAAGTGGAGGGTTACCGTCCATGTGACCCATCAATTGTGCTAGAGCGAGTACAACAACTGGAAGATGCCTATGGCGAGCTTGTCAAGCTGGCCGTGGAGCGCAGGCTTCGACTAGAGGAGTCTCGCAAGCTGTGGCAGTTTTATTGGGACATGGCAGAGGAAGAGAATTGGATCAAGGAGAAAGAACAGATTCTATCCACATCCGACATTGGTCATGACCTTATCACAGTCAACTTGTTGCTGACAAAACACAAAACAGTGGAGGAAGAACTTCTGTCTCATGAACCTCAGCTCATGGCTGTTGTCAAGATAGGTGAAGAGCTCATAGCACAACAACACTTTGGTTCTGACAAAATTCAGGAAAGAATTGATGAGATAATGGGAATGTGGAACAACCTCAAGGAAAGGTCAGCCAATCGCAAAAAGCGACTGACAGATGCTGTGGATCTGCACCAGTTCTACACAGAGGCTGATGATGTTGACACCTGGATGCTGGATATTCTCCGCCTTGTCTCCAGTGAAGACACTGGCCGAGATGAGGCAACTGTTCAGTCTCTCCTCAAGAAACACAAGGATGTTACAGAAGAGTTGAAGAACTATGCTTCAACCATCGAGGCTCTTCACCATCAAGCTTCTGAACTCAATGAGATTGACAGAGAATCTCCAGATGTAGTTGAGAGACTTGCCTCAATTGACAGGAGATACAAGGAATTGTTAGAGTTGGCTAAGATGAGGAAACAGAGGCTCCTGGATGCTCTCTCACTTTACAAGCTTTTCACAGAAGCTGATGGAGTGGAACAATGGATTGGGGAGAAGGAGCGCATGCTGCAGACAATGGTGCCAGCAAAGGATATTGAAGACTGTGAGATCATGAAACACAGGTATGAAGGATTTGAACAGGAGATGAATGCCAATGCAAGCAGAGTGGCTGTGGTGAATCAACTTGCCCGCCAGTTGCTGCATGTAGAGCATCCTAACTCCGAAGACATTATTGCTCGCCAGAATCAGCTGAACCAGAGGTGGGCAGAGCTTCGAGAAAAGGCAGAGAACAAGCGTGAGGAACTCAATTCTGCTCATGGTGTTCAGACATTCCATATTGAATGCAGAGAGACTGTTTTGTGGATTGAGGACAAGAAGAGAGTCCTAATGGAGACTGCTGACCTGGGAACTGACCTGAGTGGCATAATGACTCTGCAGCGACGTCTGTCTGGCATGGAGCGTGACTTGGCTGCTATCCAAGCCAAGCTGGACTCTCTTGAAAAGGAGGCTGACAAGATCAGCCAGGAGCACCCTGAGGAGGCTGAACTTATCCGTGAGCGTGTAGAACAGATTCGTGCTGTGTGGGACCAACTGACTCAGCTGTTAAAGGAGCGTGATGCTAAGCTGGAAGAGGCTGGTGACCTCCACCGCTTCCTGCGTGACCTTGATCACTTCCAGGCTTGGCTTACCAAGACCATGACTGATGTTGCTTCTGAAGATATTCCATCCAACCTTGCTGAAGCTGAGAAGCTGCTGAGCCAGCATCAGTCCATCCGAGAGGAAATTGACAACTACACAGAGGACTACACCAAGATGATGGAATATGGTGAACGCATCACTGCAGAAGATGTCACTCCTGCAGATGATGCTCAGTATATGTTCCTAAGGGAGCGTCTCAAGGCCCTCAAGGATGGCTGGGCTGAGCTTCATCAGATGTGGGAGAACAGGCAACAGCTCTTGTCTCAGTCTCTCAACTTACAGATGTTCTTGCGTGATGCTAAGCAAGGAGAGGTGCTCCTGAGTCAACAAGAACACTACCTGAGCAAAGATGAAACACCTGCTAACTTGGAACAGGCAGAGAACCTTATCAAGAGACATGAAGCTTTCCTTACCACCATGGAAGCAAATGATGAAAAGATCAATGGAATTTGTCAGTTTGCACAGAGGCTTTTGGATGAGGAACACTTTGCTGCAGATAAGATCCAGAAGAAGGCCGAGAACATTGAAGAAAGGCGACAACAGAACAGAGAACGAGCTATGGAACAGATGGAACGATTACGGGACCAACTGCAGGTGCATCAGTTCCTCCAAGACTGTGAGGAACTCAATGATTGGGTGCAGGAGAAACATATTATTGCCCAAGATGAGAGCTACCGTTCAGCCAAGACTGTTCACAGCAAGTGGACTCGGCACCAAGCATTTGAAGCAGAGATTGCTAGCAACAAAGACAGACTTGTAAGAGTGCAGCAAGCTGGAGAGGAATTAGTTAAGGAGAAGCCAGAAATGGCCGAGATGATCGGACCGAAGATCACAGAGCTAAACCAACACTTCGAAGACCTTGAAAGCACGACCAAGGAGAAGGGCGAACGACTCTTTGATGCCAACAGGCAAGTTCTTTACGAACAGACATGCGACGATATCGACACATGGATGAGTGACCTCGAGAAGCAGATTGAGGGAGGAGACACAGGGATGGACTTGACTTCTGTAAATATCCTGATGCAGAAGCAGCAAATGATTGAAACACAAATGGCAGTCAAAGCCAAACAGGTGGAGCAGTTGGAGAGTCAGGCTGACTATCTGCAGCGCATGACTCCAGACAAGACAGAAGAGATCAAGCTGATGAAGTCCAAGGTGGAGCAAAAGTTCGAGTCCCTGAAGGCACCTCTCGTCGATCGTAACACAGCCCTGGGCAAGAAGAAGGAGGCATTCCAGTTCAGGCGAGATGTGGAGGATGAGAAGCTTTGGATCCAGGAGAAGATGCCTCAGGCCACCAGCACTGATTATGGCAACTCCCTCTTCACCGTCCACATGCTGAAGAAGAAGTTACAGAGTTTAAGCACAGAGATTGACAACCATGAGCCAAGGATCAACCTCGTATGTGATAATGGCCGTAAGCTTATTGAGGAGGGACATGTCGATGCTGATGAGTTCCATAAGTTGCTGGAGGAGCTGCTGGATCACTGGACCAAGCTGAAGGATGCCATGGAATTCAGACGTTCCAAACTTGCTGTCTCTGAAAAGGCTCAGCAGTATCTCTTTGATGCCAGTGAGGCTGAGGTATGGATGAGTGAGCAAGAGCTGTACATGATGGTGGAGGACAGAGGCAAGGATGAACTTTCAGCCCAGAACTTAATGAAGAAGCACCAGAGCCTTGAGAGTGCTGTCACCGACTATGCAGAGACCATCCGACAGCTTGGTGAGACTGCCAGACACCTCATTAGTGAAGAACACCCTGACAG TGAACAAATCAGCAAAAGACAGTCCCAGATTGACAAGCTGTATGCTGGCCTTCGTGACTTGGCAGTGGAGCGACGCAGCAAGCTTGATGAGGCTTTGAAGTTGTTTATGTTGAACCGGGAAGTGGATGACCTTGAGCAGTGGATTGCCGAGAGGGAGGTTGTGGCTGGCTCACATGAACTTGGCCAGGACTATGATCATGTCACG ATGCTCCGAGACAGATTCAAGGACTTTGCACGAGACACAGAAACCATTGGGAATGAGAGAGTAGCTGCAGTCAATGAGATTGCTGACCAGCTCATTTCTGCTGGCCACTCTGATGCTGCCACCATAGCATTATGGAAGGATGGCCTCAATGAGTCTTGGGCTGATCTTCTGGAGCTCATTGATACCCGCACACAGATGCTCGCTGCCTCTTGGGAGCTTCACAAGTTCTTCCATGACTGTAAGGATGTGTTGAGTCGCATTCTCGAGAAGCAGAACAGCATCTCAGACGAACTCGGCAGAGATGCTGGATCAGTGTCGGCCCTGCAGAGAAAGCACCAGAACTTTGTCCAAGACTTGGTCATGCTTCAGCAACAG GTTCAACAAGTTCAGGATGACTCTTCCAAGCTACAAGCTGCATATGCGGGTGACAAAGCCAGGGAAATCACAAACCGTGAGGCAGAGGTTGTGTCTGCCTGGTTGAACTTGCAGGGAATGTGTGAAGATCGCAGAGTTAAGCTCAGTGACACAGGAGACTTGTTCAAGTTCTTCAACATGGTGCGCACACTCATACTGTGGATGGATGATGTTATCAGACAGATGAACACTACTGAGAAACCAAg GGATGTTAGTGGTGTTGAGTTGCTGATGAACAATCACCAGAGTTTGAAAGCAGAAGTGGATGCCAGAGAAGATAATTTCAACGTCTGTGTGTCCCTTGGGAAGGAGCTGCTTGCCCGCAACCACTACGCCACACCAGAGATCAAGGAGAAGCTCATGTCACTCAGCAACCAGCGCATCAACATGCTGCAGCGctgggaggaaagatgggagcaCTTACAGCTCA TTTTGGAGGTGTACCAGTTTGCTCGCGATGCATCAGTGGCAGAGAGTTGGCTCCTGGCACAGGAACCTTATCTATTATCAGCTGAGTGTGGG CAATCTATTGATGAAGTTGAAAACCTGATCAAGAAGCATGAGGCATTTGACAAGGCCTGTACGGCCCAGGAGGAGAGGTTTGCTGCCCTGGAAAGACTGACCACA cttgaaataaaaacaaagtgtGGTTCCGACTCTTCCTCTAAGAACAGAGATTGGACCAACTGTCGTCGCCTTTCCCTGCCACCCTACTCCCCCCGCCCTAACAGTCCTCACCGCAGCTCCTCCCCAACCTTTGTGCACCCCTTCTTTACTGCCTTCTCTTGCCCATCCTTGAGCCTCTTACACTCCAGGCAGGTCAACAGCCAGTGGAAGGTGCCGGACATTAGGGTTCATTTCCCTGTCgtcaataatataaaaaagcgaAAGCGCCTTAACTCACTCTCAAACCCTCAATTATCGCAGACCATTCACGCTAAAGATTCTGAAACAAATGGTTTATTTTCTGAATTGCGTTTTCAGCGGGGTAATTATTTTGAAGATCAAAGACACAGTATTCCTTCATGCTTTCCCTTGCAATCATATACAGCTACTTCCCTTGCTTTGAACACATCACTGAGTACTGCTCAGTCATTAGAGGATTTGGACAAGAGAGAGTCTAAGTCATTAGTTGATTCTAGTGAAGACTGGGAAGATAAGTCTTTCAGTCCAGTTCAGGAATTTATTTGTGTGGATAAATATGAAGCGCCTTATTTAGAAGAATCAGTTTGTCGGATTTCCACTTTCTGTCTTCACAATGAGAATAGGAGTAGCAGTCCTGATGGGAGTGGTGAGGTTTATGCATCTCAAGGGAACTGTAGGTTACATAGACAGGGTCCATTGTTAGGCTACACAGACTCCATGGAAGACAGCACTACACTGCCACCGATCTATGAACTAGAGGGTGAAGAGTCTGAAGTAACAGAGTTGATAAGCTCACCAAGATCTAGTCAGTTTTGGAGCACTGAATGCCTTGATGGTGCAGTGGAAAGAAGCAAGACACCTACTTCTTACTCACAAAGACAAGCATGTAGTGATTCTTGTGCTCAGTATTACTCTAATAATGATTCCATCATGACCTATTATTCCGTGGTACCtcctggagaaggaagagaaagtgtgcGTAATGTTGACCACTTGGTAGATAGGCTGGATGTGAAGCATGCACAAGGTTGTTCCtctcctgcctcacccttccctctcaccccacccaACACTTGTGACTCCTCTCCTAAGTTGAATAACATTAAAACCCCAGCAAGAAATAACCTGCATGCTCTGTCTGATGTGGAGGTAAAGTACTGA